The Gavia stellata isolate bGavSte3 chromosome 1, bGavSte3.hap2, whole genome shotgun sequence genome has a segment encoding these proteins:
- the CEP97 gene encoding centrosomal protein of 97 kDa, whose amino-acid sequence MAAPGVAARTEAVSPAGGGLVVNWSGQGLQKLGPTLPCDADTHTLILDKNQIIKLEHLEKCRNLMQLSVANNRLVRMMGVAKLTKLRVLNLPHNSIGYVEGLKDLVHLEWLNLAGNNLKAIEQINSCLSLQHLDLSDNNIAQLGDLFKLTSLKTLLLHGNIITSLRTAPVCLPQNLTVFSLAENEIRDLNEVSFLASLRQLEQLSIMNNPCVMATPSIPGFDYRPYIVSWCLNLKVLDGYVISQKESLKAEWLYSQGKGRSYRPGQHVQLVQYLATVCPLISTYGLQTEEDAKLEKILSKQRLHQRQLMHQNQNEGPPASSTPNKTLPVTYEHSSPAQPPQIVLESEPVIQKNSWVGPSANDDHSYAVKNTFLLERSFRKELYLEDIQTDEDKLNSSLLSSESTFMPVASGLSPVSPTSELKLHGISLGLDDDDDTVIECVRDVNSGETANKQEASYVTKEHSNRAVGSVETQEDIKEGMLLSAPDPVTASLTADTSNSSASSEEQVLHSHPSTSVGAESGITTLCPDQMAGESSDSLAAVDEGAAELQRMTKAATKLQACWRGFYTRNYHPRAKEVRYEIRLNRMQEHIICLTDEIEKLRKEREEDKIQRLVQEEAVRFLWNQVKSLQQWQLSVTQNLGATWQPGFPSASAFGPSEPSIRSSTLEQETSPDVSSAWLVPASDVLQEKSLLQFPDSGFHSSMADQTHAGGLCSSEKSLTEGTESSLSVETVKQCGNSVAAYSSDVEDGHGECEQSKESSSNEQDNSLIQQYLKSVQQLEEADEGTNCNDETEGSWPQIAVSAESQDSSSDTVSVDLPQDTSSPAQGEISQTPESCKLNSGIVEGKQTDCDSSFQMLHVGIAV is encoded by the exons ATGGCGGCGCCGGGCGTTGCGGCGAGGACTGAGGCCGTCTCGCCGGCTGGAGGGG GCTTGGTTGTCAACTGGTCAGGTCAAGGATTGCAAAAACTGGGTCCAACCTTACCCTGTGATGCTGATACTCACACTCTGATTCTGGACAAAAACCAGATAATTAAATTGGAGCACTTGGAGAAATGCAGGAATCTGATGCAG CTCTCTGTAGCCAACAATCGTTTGGTGCGAATGATGGGTGTAGCAAAACTGACTAAGCTCCGGGTGCTGAACTTGCCTCATAATAGTATTGGGTATGTGGAAGGGCTGAAGGATTTGGTGCACCTGGAATGGCTGAACTTGGCAGGAAATAACCTTAAG GCCATTGAACAAATCAATtcctgtttgtctcttcagcatcTTGATTTGTCAGACAATAACATAGCTCAATTAGGTGATCTCTTCAAGCTTACGTCGCTGAAG actCTGTTGCTACATGGAAATATTATAACTTCACTTCGCACTGCCCCTGTTTGCCTACCTCAGAATctgactgttttttctttggcagaaaatgaaatcagaGACTTAAATGAG GTTTCTTTCCTAGCCTCTCTTCGTCAATTGGAACAGTTGTCAATTATGAACAATCCATGTGTGATGGCCACACCTTCTATTCCTGGCTTTGACTACAGGCCATATATTGTCAGCTGGTGTCTGAACCTTAAAGTTCTTGATGGATATGTGATTTCTCAGAAGGAAAG TTTGAAAGCAGAATGGCTCTACAGTCAAGGTAAAGGAAGATCATATCGACCTGGACAGCATGTTCAGTTAGTCCAGTACTTGGCTACTGTTTGTCCTCTTATATCTACGTATGGTCTTCAGACTGAAGAGGATgccaaactggaaaaaatactgaGTAAGCAAAG GCTCCACCAGCGGCAGCTGAtgcatcaaaaccaaaatgaaggaCCACCTGCATCTTCTACTCCCAACAAAACACTGCCAGTTACTTACGAACACAGCAGTCCAGCCCAGCCACCACAGATAGTTCTTGAAAGTG AACCTGTCATCCAGAAGAATTCTTGGGTTGGACCAAGTGCAAACGATGATCATTCCTATGCAGTAAAGAAtacttttcttcttgaaagaaGTTTTCGCAAGGAGCTATACCTTGAAGATATACAGACAGATGAAGACAAACTAAACAGCAGCCTTTTATCCTCAGAGTCTACTTTCATGCCAGTTGcttcaggactgtctccagTGTCTCCTACTTCAGAGCTGAAGCTACATGGAATCAGTTTGGGCctagatgatgatgatgatacaGTGATCGAATGTGTGAGAGATGTTAATAGTGGAGAAACAGCTAACAAGCAAGAAGCTTCATATGTTACAAAAGAGCACTCCAACAGAGCAGTGGGAAGTGTGGAAACTCAAGAGGATATCAAAGAGGGTATGCTGTTGTCCGCTCCTGATCCAGTAACAGCTAGCCTGACTGCTGATACTAGCAACAGTTCAGCATCCTCTGAAGAACAAGTTCTGCATAGTCACCCCAGCACCTCAGTAGGTGCTGAATCGGGAATTACAACTCTCTGTCCTGACCAGATGGCAGGTGAAAGTTCTGATTCGTTAGCCGCTGTTGATGAAGGCGCAGCTGAACTGCAAAGAATGACTAAAGCAGCTACCAAGCTTCAAGCCTGCTGGAGAGGATTTTACACAAGGAACTACCATCCCCGAGCCAAGGAAGTGCGGTATGAAATTCGACTAAACAGAATGCAGGAGCACATCATTTGCTTAACTGATGAAATAGAAAA actgagaaaagaaagagaggaagataaGATTCAGAGGCTTGTACAGGAGGAAGCTGTCAGATTTCTTTGGAACCAG GTTAAATCTCTTCAACAGTGGCAGCTTTCGGTGACACAAAATTTAGGTGCCACTTGGCAACCTGGGTTCCCTTCAGCCAGTGCTTTCGGTCCATCCGAACCATCTATTCGATCATCCACACTTGAGCAAGAAACCTCACCAGATGTTAGTTCTGCTTGGTTAGTTCCAGCTAGTGATGTTCTTCAGGAAAAGTCTCTGTTGCAGTTCCCAGATTCTGGTTTTCATTCTTCCATGGCTGATCAGACTCATGCTGGTGGCTTGTGTAGCTCTGAGAAGAGTTTAACGGAAGGAACGGAGAGCTCTCTTTCAGTGGAAACGGTCAAACAATGTGGCAATTCTGTTGCAGCGTATTCTTCAGATGTAGAGGATGGCCATGGAGAATGTGAGCAAAGTAAAGAGAGCTCTAGTAACGAGCAGGACAACAGTCTAATACAACAGTATTTGAAATCTGTTCAGCAACTGGAAGAGGCTGATGAAGGGACAAATTGCAATGATGAAACAGAGGGTAGCTGGCCACAAATAGCTGTTTCAGCAGAAAGTCAAGATTCTTCATCTGACACTGTCTCTGTAGACCTCCCTCAAGATACATCTTCCCCTGCCCAAGGTGAAATCAGTCAGACACCAGAAAGCTGCAAACTGAATTCAGGAATAGTAGAAGGGAAGCAAACAGACTGTGATTCTTCGTTTCAGATGCTGCATGTTGGGATAGCTGTATAG
- the RPL24 gene encoding large ribosomal subunit protein eL24 — MKVELCSFSGYKIYPGHGRRYARTDGKVFQFLNAKCESAFLSKRNPRQINWTVLYRRKHKKGQSEEIQKKRTRRAVKFQRAITGASLAEIMAKRNQKPEVRKAQREQAIRAAKEAKKAKQATKKTAVSAAKAPTKAAPKQKIVKPVKVSAPRVGGKR, encoded by the exons ATGAA GGTCGAGCTGTGCAGCTTCAGCGGGTACAAGATCTACCCGGGCCATGGGCGCCGCTACGCCCGTACCGACGGCAAG GTTTTCCAGTTTTTGAATGCAAAATGTGAGTCTGCATTCCTTTCCAAGAGAAACCCCCGTCAAATCAACTGGACTGTTCTGTATAGGCGTAAACACAAGAAAGGGCAGTCA GAAGAGATACAAAAGAAGCGCACACGTCGTGCTGTTAAGTTTCAGAGGGCTATCACTGGTGCATCTTTAGCTGAGATTATGGCTAAACGAAATCAGAAGCCCGAAGTACGAAAGGCACAGAGGGAACAAGCTATTAG GGCTGCAAAAGAAGCCAAGAAGGCTAAGCAGGCAACCAAGAAAACAGCTGTGTCTGCTGCAAAG GCTCCTACAAAGGCAGCACCTAAGCAGAAGATTGTGAAACCAGTCAAGGTTTCTGCTCCCCGCGTTGGTGGAAAGCGCTAA